The DNA sequence AGTTCCTGGGGCAGATTTAAATGCCATGGGGCAGATGGGGCATTTGTAGAAGATCTCACAGTGCGTGCCCTGGATGTGGGACTTGAGTGCAGCCACGTCTGCGTAGATGACGCTGCAGTGTACGCAGCTGGGGGAGGAAATGAACACCATTAGTCACATTCTGTCCTTTTCAACTGGGCTTATAATCACAAGGCATGGAAACATCAACCAAAAATATGAGCCTAACTGTGACTGTGTTCAGCCACAGCTCATTGGCAATTTGAATGAAGCGCAAGTGCTGAACCTACTTCTAGCATGCTCAAACCTTGTTGTTCAAATGTAAGGAGAagcagtgtgtgcgtttgggaAAGATATCCGAGTGGATTGGTTTCCTCGTGACTGGAGAGGAGGatggtgggaaggggggggggggggcggagacacACCGGTAGCCCACCCTGCGGGTGTAGTGCAGGCAGTTCTTGGTGATGTGGGTCTGGAAGTGAACCGACCGGCAGATGGCTCCGCACTCTGGGCAGACGTATGGAGACTTGTGCTGGTGGATCCGCTGGTGCGACACAAAGCTGCACTGGTTCGGGAGCAGCATTAGGCAAATGCTGcaggttttctgttttataagaTGACATCAGAAACACTTAATTAAAAGGACAGCTTTCTGAAAAACACTTATATAAAAAGATAATATATAACTCTTATATAAAGAAATTCTAAACCTTGCGTACAAACACTTTACGATGGGCTGTTTTATCTAAATTAACTACTCTTATTGAAGGACATAACCATGGATGAACCCAGGCAAAGAGACAGTGAGAGCATACACATAGAGAAACAATGGTCCACTTCATAGAACAAAGTGGAAACaagacggacacacacagacacgtacacatacatcatacacacagacacacacaaacacacctgtccacttgactcCACTGCCTGTTGGTAGTGCATTGCTAGGGAGGCCTCGTCCTGAAACATCTCACTGCACTCTAAGCACTTGAGGCTGTGCCTGCAGAGCTTGGATGAGTCCTCGTCCAGGGGCATAGCAGCCACCACCGGGGCAGTGGAGGGGGCAGAGATCACTGTGCTGAGGATGCCAGGCACTGCCTTCCCCAGTGAGTTGTGGATGGTGGCAGTCGCCACAACGGAGGTGGGCGAGGGAGCGGCGATCATCTGGTCTGCAGGGATGGGCTTCAGGATTAGATGGGAGCACTGCATGACTACCCCCTTGTCCTTATGGCCCCGGGCATGGGAGAGAAGGCTGCACTTGTTGTAGAAGACCAGGTTCTTGGCGCAGTGGTTGCACGTGACCTCGATGCGGACGCTCCTGCGGTCATAGTGCTGGGTGAGGCTCTTCTCCAGGGCAAAGGAATCTCCACACTCCAGACACTTGTATCCACGGGAAGGTATGGAGATGCAGGCTGCCGATGGGGGGCTGAGGTTGGGCACATACACAGGGACAGGGTTGATGCTGCTCAGGACCTTGTTAAAGGCCTCGACCACTGAACTTTGGGAACTGGCAAGCACTTGGACACGGGACACCTTCTTAGGGGCCTGGGTGGCGATCATAGCCTGCTTGATGGGCTGCTGCGGCTTGGCAAGTACCTGGTGAAGCTCCGCTGAGGAAGCAGAGGTCTGAGGAAGGAGGTTGAGGTTGGTGAGGTGGACAGTCTTTGGCACAAGTTTGGCATTGGCAAGGCTGGAGGCGGGCACCATGACTGTCTGCTGCTGGATAGCATTGGCAGCCTTCAGGATGGCACTGCTGGCACTCTGCACAGAGGCAGCGGGGATGACGGTAGCTTTCACTGTGGTGTTGTTGGCCAATTTGAGGTTGATCACCTGGGAGCCAGCTGTCTTGACCGCAGAGACAGGCAGGAAGGCAGTGGCGACTGGCTTGATAGTCATCTGCTTGGTGACCTCCATCGCTGAACTGGCAGATGTCGTGACCACTGTGGTGGGCAGGGTGGTCCGGGATGGAGAGGAGAAAACAGACGTTGCTGTcggggaggacaggagggaagAGACAACTATAGAGGTAGAGTCAGTCCCTTTTTTGAGGTCTTCGGGATCAAACACCGGCAGCACCCTGGTGACAGTTCGTTTGATCTGGCCCGACGATGTCTTTATGGTCTTGATGCGGACTTTGGGGATGACCGGCACGGAGCCTGTCTGAGAAGACGGCGAGCCCTTACTGCTGCTCTCGCTGGTGACACTGCAGGGGCTCTCAGGCTGCTTGGAGAACATCCTCTTGGCCAGCTCCAGGGCAGGCTCAGGCTCTGGGGGCTTATCTGTTACTCTGAGATTTTCTTTAGCTTCCTTGGGGGAGTCATGGGGGATTGTGTGGAGCTCAGTGCCTGTGGAGTCTGTTGTGGCTTTCTTTGCACTAAGAGCAGCAATAGCAGCAATGCACGAGGAGAGCTTTGCTGAAGACTTAGCCTTAGCTTGAGAGGCGCTGGACACATTCAGCCCTGCTGCATCCCCACTTTCCTTCCCCTCTAAAGATTTTGAAACCACCTCCTTAGGCTGCTCTTCCAATTTTCTTGGTTTCTGTAGATTATACAGGTTTAAACCACCCAAAGTgctattgttttccattttagatTTGTCAAAATCACCATTTGCCCCAGGTTTTGACAAGATGTCAGCTGCTGCAACTTTTGATGTGTCCTCCTCTCGTTTGTTTGAACATCCTGTTAGAGGGTTTGACCTAAAACCCGGTAGGCTTTCCTGCTTGTCTGAAGGATCATCAACTTCGATTTTGTCATCGTCGTCAAACTCCTCTGCACTGGAGATGGGGCTGAACTGGTTGAATGAGGAGTTACTAAGGGTGAGTCCATGGCCTTCATCTTTCAGGGTCTTCCCACTGTCTTTGCCAAACCGGTCACTGGGTGACAACGAAAGGAACCCATTGTGTAGCCCGTTCCCCATAGAGGAGTGAATCTCCTTTTCAGCAAGCCCATGGTCACTGGTATCGATGTTGCGGATGTTCTTCACGATCACACTGACCCCAACATCAGGAGCTGAGGGTACATGGGATTCCTCCTCGGGGGGAACACTGTGCTTGAGCTGCCCCTCATGGTCGTCGTGGCCAGATTCAATTGCCACTTTGGGATCGACCATATCAGGAATGTCAAAGGCTGCAAGCAGGTCATCGAAGTCAGGAGTCTTCATATCACCCATGGTCTTAGTATGATATTGTATAAACCTGTATAAGACACAAATACAGAGAAGACTGTTGATAAGTTTaagatgaaaatgtgaaaaaactaATATTTAAAAGTCACAAATACTATTTTAGTCTGAACTGAATCACAGCTGCCAAGTATCCCAAAAATGATTTAGGATCGATAGTCAGGATCACTCTTGCTTTGCATGGTGTTGTACTTAGTTCATAGTTACAGAgcacagctgtaaaaatggTCCCATTAAACATGTATAATTTAATTGGGAGAAAGACATTTTCCAATCTCTATTATGTTCTAACAGGATAGCGGAAATGAATTGGCTATCTCACGTCAGATAAAATTAGTGTCTTTTCATAAATGTTCTTTCTAGTACAGAAAGAAGCTGGTAACATTATTTGCTCTGTCATCAACAAACAAATGTCATGTCACTGAAAATAGGCTGACATttggaacaaaaataatttttctctcTAATGTATACCTTTACCTCTCAAGGCACCTGTGTCTGTTTCACATATGCTTCACAGCCGAAGCATACCAGAATAAACCGCAAATGACTCTGACAGCACACCAATCATGCACAGGAAACAGTGACTCCCTACATTCTCGCTAAACAATCTtgtctgtttgtgcattttatttcatatttatacaaCACACTCTTGCATATCAtttcctctctcactttttGCCAGGACTTTAAGGCTGTCATAATtcataactttatttaaaaaataattccatgGCTTATAATATTACagcatttaaagaaataatCAGTGGATCACTCTGCTCTTCATCAACTCCTgtcagacacaaacagaaataaccCTGaggcactctttttttttcttttttacataatTACTTTCATTCAAATACCTCATATGCTTCAAGCCATTTCTGGTTGTTACCGCAAACTTTTTCCACCACATAATGTGTTTgagtaaattattaaataatatgtaCGAGTGACTTGTGGTAAATGTACAGTGCAGCATACACAAAGGCCGCATTTAACCTCCTATACAAGTTTCTATTACTGTCAGAGCATGTGTAGGAAACATTCATTTAGAAGGTCAAATTGGAATATGATAAATGTCTGTATTTTCCCCTGCCAGCTATGCGTGAGTGTTTGTATTGTTGGGTGCATTCAAAATTTGATCATAAAGCATACCTTGAGACTATACAAACATGTATTAGTACACTGTTAACTTGAGTCTGGGGTCTGGACATTGTCAGTAGTTCACTAACTGCCTATAGTTTACAAGATATCATCAGAGAGATGCATGCCTCTTCTCTGAGTGGTGCAAGATCTGGAGTAAACTGTGTGGCTTGTAATGTAGAAAATAGATAACTGATGTAATATATACAATTGTAAATatcagtctgcactttaacctcatattgatagctttatttcaaatccaatgttcaaatccaaaacaaatgtccctgtccaaatacttttgcatttcgGCATTGTACATTTGTTCTCGTCCCAGTATGAGGGGCCTTCTTTGCGTATTTATATAGACCCCCTTGAATGAATGGAAAAAGTAGTTCTTCACGTAGATGCTAGTGGCCTTCTGCATTGCATTATGCACAATCTGGCTCTCCCTGTCAATAGTTATTAAACCATTCAAAATGGCCGGACCCCAAAATAAAGTTGGTTGCTTTGTAAAACAATTGATTTCCAATTCAACACATGGCCCCCTGCCAATGAGGAACAGTACTATTCACATGATAAATCCTACGCAGCGATGCATGTTAACAATGGAGCCTGACTTGGGGACACCAAGAACGACTATAAAATGGCAGCAAGGATTTTGCCTGTTAATGATGAAATGGCAAAGGTTTAGCCAAGGTTTCTGTGGGGTGCACCTCTTAATTTAGCAATGCTGGATTTAATAAATAACTACTGTCATCAGTGAAAGGATCACAAGTACCTTGTATGAGAACAGTCTTTAAAACCCTTGGAAATGATCAtgataaaaccataaaaataaaaccatatttatttgataaattCTTAGATATCTGcaaatattgcattatttattcattattcaagCAGTACATGTGACCTTATTTGTAAATTATCATACAGTTTAAGAAGAGAACGATAACAATAGATGATGCTAAGAAAATCTGACAGATGAGCAAATATAtcttttcaaatgcaatttggCCAACGTGTCTTCAGCTCCTGAAGGGAAAGATGGATCCAAACAATTCACCTTAGTCAATAATGCAGGCTAATAATTATGCAGGTTAGCTGATGCacagtttcaaataaaatggatgaaggtgttaaagaaaacacagaaatcaAGACCTGGATGAAGGTCACATGATGACATTAACAATATGCAAGATTAAAAATGATTCTTAAGCTTTAAACAGCTACCATGCATCTGTTCAAATCACATATTCACAGGAGGCCTATTCATTTCTACCCACAACAACCGAGACAAACACAGGCCTGCTGTCTACGTGCTGTTCTGCACTGGAACACCGAACGCCTGCACTGCGACGTGTTTGCACAGGCAATCCAAAccgttttacatttttatttttccatccaTGGCAAGGGATTTACGGACTCACATCATTAGAGCTTCCTATGTTTCCCAGCAAAGATCCACTTTGATGATACCGTACACAAAGACAAGCAGATGCATATCCACAATAGGCGGCTGGGCTGTTTAGACTGAATGCAGGCAGCCATGGTCCCCTTTAATGGAAATGGTTAAAAGGCTGCCCTACGCAACCACAAAGCTGTACACCACATCCgcactgctctcacacacgAGGCGAATGAAAGTCTGCACAGCACACAATGGGAGTGATCTGCAAGATGAGATGCTGtcaaagaggaaaagagagtgaaagagagagagagaaagagagagagaaagaaaagagctgTAGACCACAGATAGTTTAAACctgaagaggagagaaaaggcctggtacaaaaaaatgtatggccAACACGAGCAAGAATGGCTTCTGACAGTGACAGATGAATGTTCAGCGTGCAGGCACAAAATGCTATGCCGGTGTAGCATCTGATACCCTTTTTTATCATCaacatgctatttttttttttttttgctttcggatgcacacgtgaacacacaaGCACTGCGGTTAAAACATGCAAATCGGCCACTCCTCACCCTCAGAGCTCCGGAACACTCTAGCAAAGCCACCTTCCTTcctgcaacagcacagtcacaacagcacccccccttccaaaaaaaattccacttCCCAAACCAGACCAGGCCCAAAAAGGGGTCATGTTACATCCACAGACATGGTGTGATCCTCTGTCATCCATTGCACCACCAGAAGACAGACAATGACCATCTGAGCCAGACTTCAGGGCGCTTCCCCCCTCCACTGAAGGCAAACAATGTTTTCTGACTGCAGAAAGTAACATACCCTGAGTGGTGTATCTAGTGTGCAACCATATTGTTTGGGATGGTACGTTTCTGCAGGCTCCTCTGCTATTTTGGCTGCCATGAAGCAGCTAGCTATCTTACTGTAGCACAGTGACTGCATTGTTCATGAGCCTCAGTCTGCCTCAAACCAGTTTCAGCCGGTTCCGGTCACCCCACATAAAGCCTTTGCTGCAGCAAGCCACTGACACACAGTGCCCATTTTCTGATTGCTTGCAGAGATCACAGCTGCTTTATAGTACTATACTGGTTCAATATCTAGACAATATTGCCTTAATGCAAAATCAACATTAAGCTAATATTTGTGTCCAAGGGGGAAAAAGTTTAAAGAGATTGTATCTGATATTGACCGGGATTGCAGATTTTCTCCTGAGACAGAATCTGgcctacaaaaaaaattataataatcacaTAACAATCCATGCCTATggcaaaaacatacacattcactcCCTGTCAGGAAAACTGCACTTATTTTCAAGAACACCGTGCCTACAAGCTTGCGGGGTTAACAAAAATACAGCTCAGCTGTGAAGCGCaaagtgcaataaaataaaggtaCCGTTGACTCGAACACAAAAACAATCAGCGAATGAGAATGACAAACAGACGCAAGGTTTCCGTTTAGAACAACACCGTGATCATCGGTCAAAAGGGGAGAGACACGTTTGATATAAAAGCAGCTGAAACTGGCCTTTTTCCCCCTGTTTCACTACCACTGTGTCTGAGACCATGCAGTTCTGCTGATCTGGGACTGTTTCTGGCctgctttccttctctcttctaAGCCCCTGGTCCATGCTCTTTCTCCCACAGAGGATGAGCTTTGTCAATTAAAATCAGCTGCCACAATATAATCCCCTCTGGCTCTGGGCAACTGAGCATCTTGTCTGTGGTGAATGAAGTAGAAGACAAAGGCTGTGACTCACaacgccctctccctctccctttctcctgcatgcacgcacgcacgtacgcgcgcgcacacacacacacacacacacacacacaggcaggcacgtacacacagagCGCGGGTGAAGGAAGCAGAGCCATACCCTCGTTTGAATTTCCACTAAGAGAAGTCCTCCTGGAGAGCCCTCATGCACCAGAATCGACCCAGCCCTCATTTTGCACTCGCGCTGATCCTGCTTTACACATGCCAATTTCCACTCCAGATGCTGAACCGTTAATGGAGGAAGGGGGCAGTGTTACACAGCAGAATTAGGCCTTTTGTCTACGTGCGCACTGTGGGGTGAAGTATCTCTCCTGGCTATGGAGTCGCAGCAGCTGGCGTAGGAGAAAGacgcaaaaaaaatgaaacagaggaggaaaaaaataagaggaaATGTGAGAAGGGAAGGTAGAAGAAGGCAGGAGCTGGGCTCCTCCAGGGGAGTTTACGGACGGACTACAGCCTGGAAACCAGCAGTTTACTGGCCAGTGCTTTTGTGCCCCACAGAGCCGATTACAGACAATAGCCGCGAGCACAGACAAGGGTTCTGCGGCACGGCACACAGCTTGACCCTGAGGAGGCCAGAGTAGCAGAATTTAGTGCCTGGATCCACAGCTGCTTAGCCTTCCGTACGGGTAACACATTAAATCATTCTTTATGTGTAACGATCCAAAGTACTTGCGCTGTTAGGTAATACAATCAAGAAAAGATACAAACGTAGGCTTTTTTCTTGACCAAAAAAGGCAAACCAAAATAAGATGttacttttttatatatttttttctactaGGAATTTATGAGAAATGACACAGTTTGCACTTCAATTTTAATTTAGGGAATTATGGCACAAAAGGCAACTAGAACTCTTCTCCCTTTTCAGCTCACCCCCGAACAAAACCATCACACCCTCTGCTCAGCCCCCACTCCAAGGCCTCCAACTCACTTCCATACACAGCGTCTCCAACGGCAGCAGAAATTTAGAggagggaacacagacacacggccTCAACGCTACATTCTCCCCCACTCAAATGCCATATAGCAGCACTCCTAATAACCATACATATATCTATATGCTGATAATTGTTTTGGCTATAAGGAAGATATAGTATAGCCAGAAATGCCAGGGGCATAACAACTTAGTCAACTGTTTTTACGACTGGTGGGCAGCCGAAAGCAAATCGCCTTGACCACAAACTGAGagtgctttgtttttctttgagtAAAAGATGTGGAAAGATTGGTGTGAGGTTACAATCCAAACTGGGACCAATCtggctatttacacagctgaagaattgtggaaaaaaaagatttctagCACTAAATAACCTAATGTTTACCAGAAAAATGTAGTATAATTAGAACATTCTCAGGGTTATAAGGACATACATAAGCCAttccaagaaaaacaaagcCAGGATGCAAGactcaaaatatacattttcgcTAGATGATCTGTACCTCAGCCAAGTTCTGCTCCTGAAATACAGAATTTTATCCTCTTCCTTAAGCAGCAAGAACATTaagcatgaaatgaaatgaactcATCATCATAAATGATTAGGGTTCATTTCATGTTCCACAAAATAAGTGTTGAAGGAACAACAAATCCTAGTTTCTTTTGTCAGAAAAGTACTCAAGTAAAAAGCATCACGAGTACTTGGAAAATGGTGAGTCAATGGCCTAAAATACAAGATGTTCAATGTATGGCTTATGAATGAATAGCGCATATATAATAAAGAGATACTTGATATTGGGACAGTCAACTCATAACAGCCATCATCAAATAATGAGAAAACCACTTGATTTTTTACTTGTACCATTTATTGTTAAAGATTTAgaaaactgtcatttttaatgcaagCTAAAAATTGGTCTAACAATAGTTAGCTTGTTGGTAGTAAATTTTCATATTACTAGAGATCCTGTCACAAACCAGTAGAGTTGGAAAGTTATTATCAGCAAGTCACCCATTTAACTCTCTTACAGGTTCAGAAAACCAAACATACATTATAAGTTACTGTCATAATTTGTATTAGGACTTCCGTGACAGTACTGTAGGTAAACACCATTCTGTAAATATTCCAATAAGCAGcataagaaacaaaaacaaacaaaaggtaTTTCCTTAAAAGATCTGCCAAAGCTGCTCTCAGAAATCAGTTAAACGATGTACAGGCAGCTCACAGGAATGCATTGTGACAAATCTAAGGCTTTTCATTGGCTGTTGTGACAACATTttacaatgtttacattttacaaagaatCAAAATTTGACAGGAATACAACATCCCTATCACAAAAACTGTGAGCAAGATCGTGTTTTCTTTGCTGTTACAAATCAAAAGTACAGCAACACTGAATGATGGGTTTGTGCCACTGATGAACATACAAAAACTGCAATAGAAGTTACCATTCGCTTTTGGACAGCATCACAAAGCAAGACTTAAATTAGTCCAGTTTGGTCAATGAGGAAGCAGAATTCGAGACAACCCCAAAAGGAATCTAACAGTTACTATCGTAAACACAGCCCTATTCAATCATCAAAAGCACAACATTCCATGTATCAAAACCGTAAGTATGAACCCCTGTGCACGGCACCTGTGGGGACACATTGTTACTACCTCGGTCAGAACCTTAAACTCACCTGAAACGTCAATACAGTAGCTCCAAACAAATCACCTGCCCAACTGCCAGTGCCCTGTAGTAACAGGCCTTCTGTGACCTGCAAAGAATCAGAACAAACCTTACCATAAAATCATTCAGTTTATGCAGGTTAGATGCAGAATATcttcagcaaaataaaatgatgcgtgtatatacatatacatacacacacacacacacacacacacatacatatatatatatatatatatatatatatatacatgcatgcatgatgCAGTTTACACTGTCTAATACTGCTAATACATTAAACAGTGACCCaaggataaaaaaaacctcaaaagcTGCAAATCTATCTGCTGTTTGATTGCACAGTGATAGGATGCAGAAATTCATATAGAAGACAACGATGCAGGAGCCTCCTGCCCAGTTATTTCTTATAGAATATGCTCTGCTTTCCACACTGGAATGACACTGCTGCAGATGCCCATCAGGCCGAAACCATATATCAAACACGTAGGTGATCGAGGCAAAACTGAGAGGCACCTGAGTAATTATGAGAACATGCCCTCAGATACATTAAGCGTGCAATGAAGCtgataacagacacacacacacacacacaaaagacaaaGAGCAAGCATAAATTTGCTCCCTACCTGCTTAAGATGCACTGACGCTGTCAGGGGTGTCACTCAGCAAGAGGTGATATCTTATTGAGAGGAGGAATCTCGTCACTGGGTGACCAGTTCAGGCAGACAAAACAGTAGAGAACTGCCATGACCTCATCACCAGGTTTATCCATCAGCATATTTACTCAGTGCCTAGTACaacagattttttctttttttttttttgataatggAAGGGTGTCTCAAATAAAAGTTTCTCAGTTTCAGTATTTCACTAAACCAGAACCAGCATATTCAGATTATATGTGTAACATACAAAACAATAAGACCTCGGGTATATTGCGTTCCTCCTCTGACAGCAGCAAGACACCAGAGAGGGATGCCCACCCCCAAAATGTTGAATGGGCAGTCACGTGACGTGATATGCCGATTTATGTTATATAAAACCCCACAACAAGTCGGGTACTTATATCTAGCAACAGTAAACTAAAGTT is a window from the Anguilla rostrata isolate EN2019 chromosome 14, ASM1855537v3, whole genome shotgun sequence genome containing:
- the znf532 gene encoding zinc finger protein 532 isoform X1, producing MMFIQYHTKTMGDMKTPDFDDLLAAFDIPDMVDPKVAIESGHDDHEGQLKHSVPPEEESHVPSAPDVGVSVIVKNIRNIDTSDHGLAEKEIHSSMGNGLHNGFLSLSPSDRFGKDSGKTLKDEGHGLTLSNSSFNQFSPISSAEEFDDDDKIEVDDPSDKQESLPGFRSNPLTGCSNKREEDTSKVAAADILSKPGANGDFDKSKMENNSTLGGLNLYNLQKPRKLEEQPKEVVSKSLEGKESGDAAGLNVSSASQAKAKSSAKLSSCIAAIAALSAKKATTDSTGTELHTIPHDSPKEAKENLRVTDKPPEPEPALELAKRMFSKQPESPCSVTSESSSKGSPSSQTGSVPVIPKVRIKTIKTSSGQIKRTVTRVLPVFDPEDLKKGTDSTSIVVSSLLSSPTATSVFSSPSRTTLPTTVVTTSASSAMEVTKQMTIKPVATAFLPVSAVKTAGSQVINLKLANNTTVKATVIPAASVQSASSAILKAANAIQQQTVMVPASSLANAKLVPKTVHLTNLNLLPQTSASSAELHQVLAKPQQPIKQAMIATQAPKKVSRVQVLASSQSSVVEAFNKVLSSINPVPVYVPNLSPPSAACISIPSRGYKCLECGDSFALEKSLTQHYDRRSVRIEVTCNHCAKNLVFYNKCSLLSHARGHKDKGVVMQCSHLILKPIPADQMIAAPSPTSVVATATIHNSLGKAVPGILSTVISAPSTAPVVAAMPLDEDSSKLCRHSLKCLECSEMFQDEASLAMHYQQAVESSGQKTCSICLMLLPNQCSFVSHQRIHQHKSPYVCPECGAICRSVHFQTHITKNCLHYTRRVGYRCVHCSVIYADVAALKSHIQGTHCEIFYKCPICPMAFKSAPGTHSHAYTQHPGVKIGEPKLIYKCSMCDTVFTQQTLLYSHFDQHIANQKVSVFKCPDCSMHYAQKQLMLDHIKSMHGTLKTIEGPPNLGINLPLTSKPTNPMSPSPNSKEAGTVNGLEKGEKKPPSPLKRANAAALPKKPANPGWMCRECDRLFTQREVYISHMRREHGKQMKKHPCRQCDKSFSSSHSLCRHNRIKHKGLRKVHSCPKRLVLEKHSQLMHGIKDTEGTAVTDPTNMEDEKDFSQASSPKRKPEEPSGAFRSRGAAAPQPLKKLKINVFKVHKCAVCSFTTEDIVQFHEHIPQHKSDGSSHQCRECGLCYTSHNSLARHLFIVHKLKEPQALSRHNGAADDGQQENQPGPGDAGETKCKVCAKTFDTEAALNTHMRTHGMAFIKSKRLIAAEK
- the znf532 gene encoding zinc finger protein 532 isoform X2, whose translation is MGDMKTPDFDDLLAAFDIPDMVDPKVAIESGHDDHEGQLKHSVPPEEESHVPSAPDVGVSVIVKNIRNIDTSDHGLAEKEIHSSMGNGLHNGFLSLSPSDRFGKDSGKTLKDEGHGLTLSNSSFNQFSPISSAEEFDDDDKIEVDDPSDKQESLPGFRSNPLTGCSNKREEDTSKVAAADILSKPGANGDFDKSKMENNSTLGGLNLYNLQKPRKLEEQPKEVVSKSLEGKESGDAAGLNVSSASQAKAKSSAKLSSCIAAIAALSAKKATTDSTGTELHTIPHDSPKEAKENLRVTDKPPEPEPALELAKRMFSKQPESPCSVTSESSSKGSPSSQTGSVPVIPKVRIKTIKTSSGQIKRTVTRVLPVFDPEDLKKGTDSTSIVVSSLLSSPTATSVFSSPSRTTLPTTVVTTSASSAMEVTKQMTIKPVATAFLPVSAVKTAGSQVINLKLANNTTVKATVIPAASVQSASSAILKAANAIQQQTVMVPASSLANAKLVPKTVHLTNLNLLPQTSASSAELHQVLAKPQQPIKQAMIATQAPKKVSRVQVLASSQSSVVEAFNKVLSSINPVPVYVPNLSPPSAACISIPSRGYKCLECGDSFALEKSLTQHYDRRSVRIEVTCNHCAKNLVFYNKCSLLSHARGHKDKGVVMQCSHLILKPIPADQMIAAPSPTSVVATATIHNSLGKAVPGILSTVISAPSTAPVVAAMPLDEDSSKLCRHSLKCLECSEMFQDEASLAMHYQQAVESSGQKTCSICLMLLPNQCSFVSHQRIHQHKSPYVCPECGAICRSVHFQTHITKNCLHYTRRVGYRCVHCSVIYADVAALKSHIQGTHCEIFYKCPICPMAFKSAPGTHSHAYTQHPGVKIGEPKLIYKCSMCDTVFTQQTLLYSHFDQHIANQKVSVFKCPDCSMHYAQKQLMLDHIKSMHGTLKTIEGPPNLGINLPLTSKPTNPMSPSPNSKEAGTVNGLEKGEKKPPSPLKRANAAALPKKPANPGWMCRECDRLFTQREVYISHMRREHGKQMKKHPCRQCDKSFSSSHSLCRHNRIKHKGLRKVHSCPKRLVLEKHSQLMHGIKDTEGTAVTDPTNMEDEKDFSQASSPKRKPEEPSGAFRSRGAAAPQPLKKLKINVFKVHKCAVCSFTTEDIVQFHEHIPQHKSDGSSHQCRECGLCYTSHNSLARHLFIVHKLKEPQALSRHNGAADDGQQENQPGPGDAGETKCKVCAKTFDTEAALNTHMRTHGMAFIKSKRLIAAEK